A genomic region of Zalophus californianus isolate mZalCal1 chromosome 1, mZalCal1.pri.v2, whole genome shotgun sequence contains the following coding sequences:
- the F2RL3 gene encoding proteinase-activated receptor 4: protein MWILVLLWPVVLGFSLEDDSQNTLTYDEMGSTGADGTVGPLSGPQEKTPHSPHLRSFPGQLRGNSSNILELPDSSRALLLGWVSTRLVPALYGLTLLVGLPANGLALWVLATRVPRLPSTMLLMNLAAADLLLALTLPLRVAYHLQDQHWPFGEAACRATTAALYGHMYGSVLLLAAVSLDRYLGVVHPLRALTLRGRRLAAGLCVVAWLVAGALALPLALQPQTFQLSHSDHVLCHDALPVGVQASYWRPVFLCLAVLGCFLPLLVMLLSYGATLCALAAGGPRYGHALRLTALVLASAMAFFVPSNILLLLHYSDPRPDAWGDLYAAYVPSLALSTLNSCMDPFIYYYVSVEFRDKVREGLLCVAGGASATSREGGAQGTRTRSTSLV from the exons ATGTGGATACTCGTGCTGCTGTGGCCCGTGGTGCTGGGGTTCAGCCTGGAAGATGACAGCCAGAACACCCTCACCTACGACGAGATGGGGAGCACGGGGGCAG ATGGCACAGTGGGGCCCTTGAGCGGGCCCCAGGAGAAGACCCCTCACTCACCCCACCTGCGCAGCTTCCCCGGCCAGCTCCGGGGCAACAGCAGCAACATTCTGGAGCTCCCAGACAGCTCTCGGGCCCTGCTGCTGGGCTGGGTGTCCACGAGGCTGGTGCCCGCACTCTACGGGCTGACCCTGCTGGTGGGGCTGCCCGCAAACGGCCTGGCGCTGTGGGTGCTGGCCACCCGGGTGCCGCGGCTGCCCTCCACCATGCTGCTGATGAACCTGGCGGCCGCCGACCTCCTGCTGGCCCTGACACTGCCGCTGCGTGTCGCCTACCACCTGCAGGACCAGCACTGGCCGTTCGGCGAGGCCGCCTGCCGCGCGACCACCGCCGCGCTCTATGGCCACATGTACGGCTCCGTGCTGCTGCTGGCCGCCGTCAGCCTGGACCGCTACCTCGGCGTGGTGCACCCGCTCCGGGCCCTCACCCTGCGCGGCAGGCGCCTGGCCGCTGGGCTCTGCGTGGTGGCCTGGCTGGTGGCCGGCGCCCTGGCGCTGCCCCTGGCGCTGCAGCCGCAGACCTTCCAGTTGTCGCACTCGGACCACGTGCTGTGCCACGACGCGCTGCCCGTGGGCGTCCAGGCCTCCTACTGGCGACCCGTCTTCCTCTGCCTGGCCGTGCTCGGCTGCTTCCTGCCGCTGCTGGTCATGCTGCTGAGCTACGGGGCCACCCTGTGCGCGCTGGCGGCCGGGGGCCCGCGCTACGGCCACGCACTGAGGCTCACCGCGCTGGTGCTGGCCTCGGCCATGGCCTTCTTCGTGCCCAGCAACATACTGCTGTTGCTGCACTACTCGGACCCGCGCCCGGACGCCTGGGGGGACCTGTACGCCGCCTATGTGCCCAGCCTGGCGCTCAGCACCCTCAACAGCTGCATGGACCCCTTCATCTACTACTACGTGTCTGTGGAGTTCAGGGACAAGGTGCGGGAGGGGCTGCTCTGCGTAGCTGGGGGCGCCTCCGCCACCTCCAGGGAGGGGGGCGCCCAGGGCACTCGCACCCGGTCCACCTCACTCGTGTGA